The Phycisphaerae bacterium genome has a segment encoding these proteins:
- the dtd gene encoding D-aminoacyl-tRNA deacylase encodes MRAVVQRVLQSVVEVNGQTVGQIGEGLLVYLSVGRGDSAADAEFMAEKLVNLRIFADDAGKMNRSVLDTGGAILLVSNFTLHGDCRKGRRPSFDGAAEPDLAKELYEKAGELIAKQGVGVEKGAFGGHMHISSVNDGPATFLLYSGDA; translated from the coding sequence GTGCGAGCGGTTGTGCAGCGAGTTTTGCAGAGCGTGGTCGAGGTTAACGGTCAAACGGTCGGCCAAATCGGCGAAGGTTTACTCGTGTATCTTAGCGTCGGCAGAGGGGACAGCGCAGCCGATGCCGAGTTTATGGCTGAGAAGTTAGTGAACCTTCGTATCTTTGCCGACGATGCAGGCAAGATGAATCGAAGCGTACTCGATACCGGGGGAGCCATTCTTTTGGTTAGCAATTTTACCCTTCACGGAGACTGCCGAAAAGGCCGCCGTCCCAGCTTCGACGGCGCAGCGGAGCCGGATTTGGCCAAGGAACTTTACGAGAAAGCAGGCGAGCTAATCGCCAAACAAGGGGTGGGTGTTGAAAAGGGCGCCTTTGGCGGGCACATGCACATAAGCAGCGTCAATGACGGGCCGGCAACCTTTTTGCTATATAGCGGAGATGCATAA
- a CDS encoding zinc dependent phospholipase C family protein, which yields MPASIAHMLIAHKGLKQLQESKDKDEAVFAKKLDEKTGKERLQAYMNLGSLGPDLYYFENLAKGLTGMVADGYVSAEGVTPWSYHLHSSKPNEFVLKLIQIIFSDAEREGKKAIFDVDSWRKIAYIAGHLSHIAADQIIHPLVNQIAGPYYTDGKHRELHREAEVYQDYFLYQEVYSSEDKTAPTYRFFEQDFQNWPDCVVGLKNTEDWFRYFLQRGFIETYGVGPDEDTIENSVDGVLASLWFAKQMGPYKKADKEYKKQGANSPRFQEYVGVPKYLEYYGEAVELTKVYMSALYKVYRLLTDGKSFDEKKKKRFCEVVSGADLSCPLEEDILKKAKTELAIGI from the coding sequence ATGCCTGCGAGTATAGCACATATGCTAATAGCGCATAAGGGGCTAAAGCAGCTCCAAGAGAGTAAAGATAAAGATGAAGCCGTCTTCGCCAAGAAGTTAGATGAAAAGACCGGGAAAGAAAGGTTGCAGGCGTATATGAACTTAGGCAGCCTCGGTCCCGACCTTTACTATTTCGAGAACCTCGCCAAAGGTCTGACCGGGATGGTCGCAGACGGTTATGTTTCAGCGGAGGGGGTAACGCCGTGGTCGTATCACCTGCATTCGAGCAAGCCAAACGAATTTGTTTTGAAGCTGATTCAGATTATATTCAGCGACGCCGAACGCGAGGGCAAGAAGGCGATTTTCGATGTCGACAGCTGGCGCAAGATAGCATACATCGCGGGGCATCTGAGTCATATAGCTGCAGACCAGATAATCCATCCCCTGGTTAATCAGATAGCGGGGCCTTATTACACGGACGGAAAGCACAGAGAGCTGCACAGGGAGGCTGAGGTTTATCAGGATTATTTTCTTTATCAGGAAGTGTATAGTTCGGAGGACAAGACCGCGCCAACGTACCGATTTTTCGAGCAGGACTTTCAAAACTGGCCTGATTGTGTAGTCGGGCTGAAAAATACGGAGGACTGGTTCAGGTATTTCCTGCAGCGAGGGTTTATAGAAACTTACGGTGTCGGGCCGGACGAGGACACGATAGAAAATTCTGTTGACGGCGTTCTGGCAAGTCTGTGGTTTGCGAAACAAATGGGGCCTTATAAGAAAGCAGACAAGGAATACAAAAAACAGGGAGCAAACAGCCCAAGATTCCAGGAATACGTCGGCGTGCCTAAATACCTGGAGTACTATGGCGAAGCCGTGGAGTTAACGAAAGTATATATGAGTGCACTATATAAGGTGTATCGGCTGCTGACGGACGGGAAAAGCTTTGACGAGAAAAAGAAGAAGCGGTTTTGTGAAGTTGTCAGCGGAGCAGACCTTTCGTGTCCATTAGAGGAGGATATTCTCAAAAAGGCAAAAACGGAACTGGCGATAGGGATTTAA
- a CDS encoding ParB/RepB/Spo0J family partition protein, giving the protein MNDKKKEKPRHLGRGLASLLGPITISPDEAPQALPAPALVANFPPDKELRDSLKEISVDVISPNPYQPRTVWDQQELTDLTESIKANGVIQPIIVRPAGTGFELIAGERRLRAAQSAHLATIPAIVREASDEQMLEWSLIENIHRANLSPIERAKAYQNYLNAFSLTQAEAAERLGENRSVIANYLRLLDLPEEIKQMLAEGQLTMGHARAMLALPTDELRRKLANRAMAGRLSVREVERLVQKYLAGTGQAKITARSKAAHIMELESELSRQLGTKVAIETRKNGQRGKIVIEFYSLDEFDRITEKIGFASMEQV; this is encoded by the coding sequence ATGAACGACAAGAAGAAGGAAAAACCAAGGCATCTCGGCAGGGGGCTGGCATCTCTTTTGGGTCCTATAACAATAAGCCCGGACGAGGCACCCCAAGCCTTGCCCGCCCCTGCACTGGTTGCTAACTTTCCGCCAGACAAGGAGTTGCGCGATTCGCTGAAGGAAATCAGCGTCGATGTTATATCGCCCAATCCTTATCAGCCGCGAACGGTATGGGACCAGCAGGAGCTTACGGATTTGACCGAATCCATTAAGGCCAACGGCGTAATTCAGCCGATTATCGTCCGCCCCGCCGGGACCGGTTTTGAGCTGATTGCCGGCGAGCGCCGGCTCCGGGCGGCCCAATCCGCTCACCTGGCAACAATACCTGCCATAGTGCGGGAAGCGAGCGATGAGCAGATGCTTGAGTGGTCGCTAATTGAGAACATACACCGTGCCAACCTTAGTCCTATCGAGCGCGCGAAGGCCTACCAAAACTATCTGAATGCCTTCTCTCTAACGCAGGCCGAGGCCGCCGAACGGCTCGGCGAAAACCGCTCTGTCATTGCTAACTACCTGCGCCTGCTGGACTTACCGGAGGAAATCAAGCAAATGTTAGCCGAGGGACAGTTGACTATGGGGCATGCCAGAGCGATGCTTGCACTACCTACCGATGAGCTTCGCCGAAAGCTCGCTAACCGGGCGATGGCAGGCCGGCTGAGCGTCCGCGAGGTTGAAAGACTTGTGCAAAAATATCTTGCCGGAACCGGCCAGGCCAAAATCACCGCACGCTCCAAGGCGGCCCATATCATGGAGTTGGAGAGCGAACTAAGCAGGCAGCTGGGCACGAAGGTGGCCATTGAAACCCGCAAAAACGGACAGAGGGGTAAAATAGTTATCGAATTTTACTCTCTGGACGAATTTGATAGAATTACGGAAAAGATTGGTTTTGCCTCTATGGAGCAAGTTTAG